The proteins below come from a single Gossypium raimondii isolate GPD5lz chromosome 2, ASM2569854v1, whole genome shotgun sequence genomic window:
- the LOC105787832 gene encoding putative ETHYLENE INSENSITIVE 3-like 4 protein, which yields MVEILGEIEPPSPVYEAELPEEDEEQEEISYEELKKRMWKDRLRMQRLKETRESSRSDHQSGVRQEASRRKKMSRAQDSILKYMVKIMEVCKAQGFVYGIVPEKGKPVTGSSDSLRKWWKEKVQFDKSAPLAVDEFLPIIVEQGELDPISCMHLLHDLQDTTLGSLLSALMQHCVPPQRRFPLERGLAPPWWPTGNELWWGEQGMSQEQGPPPYRKPHDLKKAWKVSVLAAVIKHMSPNLDRIRRLVTQSKCLQDKMTAKDTVTWSKVVNQEEALLKLTEKCLKISTTKDDEEEQDSEYSLAADEGKHGEKIAISGDKRKYLFKRQVTPNMMYACQNTMCPRSALELGFIGKNTRSDHESSCSYRSKESDVSQESSEESEFSNRNLVPYDHHSFGPQAKLNTDSLGDAQKVIAVTDWLDMELAKANEQQRNMQSDEVGDISGTVSQDYINYLDGAIEDLPVPAEFLLQVGDMDLDPSLPLLLENIQDQGLTSIWDMGFDGISES from the coding sequence ATGGTTGAGATTCTTGGTGAGATTGAGCCTCCTAGCCCTGTTTATGAGGCGGAGCTACCGGAGGAGGATGAAGAACAAGAGGAGATCAGCTACGAAGAGCTGAAGAAGCGGATGTGGAAGGATCGGTTGCGGATGCAGAGGTTGAAGGAGACACGAGAGAGTTCAAGGTCCGATCATCAGTCGGGGGTGAGGCAAGAAGCGTCTCGCCGCAAGAAGATGTCTCGTGCTCAAGATTCCATCCTCAAGTACATGGTGAAAATCATGGAAGTCTGCAAAGCGCAAGGGTTCGTTTACGGGATAGTTCCGGAGAAAGGCAAGCCTGTTACCGGCTCATCAGATAGCTTACGCAAGTGGTGGAAGGAGAAGGTTCAGTTCGACAAGAGTGCTCCGCTTGCAGTCGATGAATTCTTGCCGATAATCGTGGAACAAGGCGAATTGGACCCTATTTCTTGTATGCATCTCCTTCATGACTTGCAGGATACTACTTTGGGATCACTTCTTTCTGCTTTGATGCAACACTGCGTTCCTCCTCAACGTAGGTTTCCGTTGGAAAGAGGTTTAGCCCCACCTTGGTGGCCAACCGGGAACGAGCTTTGGTGGGGCGAACAAGGGATGTCTCAAGAACAAGGCCCTCCTCCTTATAGGAAGCCTCATGATCTTAAAAAGGCTTGGAAAGTTAGTGTATTGGCTGCTGTGATCAAGCACATGTCCCCAAATTTAGATAGGATAAGAAGGCTGGTGACTCAATCTAAATGTTTGCAAGACAAGATGACAGCCAAAGACACAGTCACTTGGTCTAAAGTGGTTAACCAAGAAGAAGCTCTTTTAAAGCTTACTGAGAAATGTCTCAAAATCTCAACTACAAAAGATGATGAGGAAGAACAGGATTCTGAGTATAGCCTTGCAGCTGACGAAGGCAAGCATGGTGAGAAGATTGCCATATCTGGAGATAAAAGGAAGTATCTTTTCAAGCGACAGGTTACCCCGAATATGATGTATGCTTGCCAGAATACCATGTGCCCGCGTAGTGCACTCGAACTAGGTTTTATAGGCAAGAACACGAGGAGTGACCATGAATCCAGTTGTTCCTATCGGTCTAAAGAAAGCGATGTTAGCCAAGAAAGCAGTGAGGAATCGGAATTTTCCAATAGAAATCTTGTTCCATATGATCATCACTCTTTTGGTCCTCAGGCCAAATTGAACACAGATAGCTTGGGCGATGCCCAGAAAGTAATTGCTGTCACGGATTGGCTCGATATGGAGCTAGCAAAGGCTAATGAACAACAGAGAAATATGCAATCAGATGAAGTAGGGGATATATCTGGCACGGTTTCGCAAGATTATATAAACTATTTGGATGGTGCAATTGAAGATCTACCAGTGCCAGCAGAATTTCTACTTCAAGTAGGAGATATGGACTTAGACCCATCTCTTCCATTATTGCTAGAGAACATCCAAGATCAAGGATTAACTTCAATTTGGGATATGGGATTTGATGGAATATCGGAATCATAA